The following proteins are co-located in the Paludibaculum fermentans genome:
- a CDS encoding TonB-dependent receptor: MYRLLLLLAAMLLPLAAQTSSVQGTVSDSQGATVPNAVVNITNTETSAARKTVTTDSGTYSFVQLPPGNYRVEAQAPGFRTQLQQVQLQINVPLTLNIKMELGLVTETVSVEADAASVNTQNATVGSPFTQTQIRQLPLQTRNVVELLSLQPGVTSQGNVMGAKRDQNNVTLDGVDVNDNQSAGTSNDDRGFFAALPVPLDSVQEFRVTVAGQGADQGRSAGGQVALVTKSGSNQYHGSLYEFHRNVKTAANDWFSNRAGIPRENLIRNLYGASFGGKIIKDRAFFFFNWEERKDRSATAQSRAVPTETMKAGTVRFRMNNGQIGELNPQELKGVDPLGLGASQTMLDIMKQYPVGNDLAGGADRGLNFSLFRFNAPLTRNDRALVSKMDFNLDRSAKHTLMLRGTLADNSRDQVLAQFPGQDAAARNLDNSKGLAARYTAVISPTIVNVLSYGYTRLGIAQSGTPGPSITFGTLATLQNYTRGFGRFIPTQNLANDTTWMKGTHTVQYGINFRFIQNDRNSFTTSYPSYSFSRNTLRGLGSDITDSINGYIRTKYGSSSLALSEATQVTNAMGALLGLVNQYSVTYNFGRDGKAVPVGDPISRSFATKEYEFYVQDSWKVRKDLTLTYGLRYGSYQVPYEKNGVQVVPTVDLEQYFAERVGASMAGVSGATMPNASLTYALGGPVNNGRGWFGRDNNNWAPRFGFAYAPVSDSFWGRLFGKGSVIRGGAAMLYDRYGSDMVVNFDQSGSPGLATQVTQPRNTNFSDSARYTGGNLPTLPSAPVNSGFPYTPPTILGGFNSNTGVASHLVAPYSFLLNLSYARETKAHITVEVGYVGRMSRKGLLQQDFFQPLTEFKDPKSGQTWSQAAGQLRNYYEQGITPAQVKANPGIIPKVPFFENMFPGAAGYEFAGSPTANYFYTTYGTYAGSDLDALNDMDRERQSDGSCISVLGCNTFFPLQNAGMRVWVNANNSSYNAGTLVVRRPVSKGWGFDFNYTLAHSFDIQSTAESGAGAGGAVIQNSFNPKESYASSDFDIRHNITANTVVELPFGKGKLLFHDTPGWVNQFIGGWQASMLSRYRTAMPLSISVGGVYPTNYLNGSIAILKPGATMPSTGVQYNQNGAPSIFASTTATNSFYGQFPGRVGTRNIVRGAPLTNFDLSLGKTFYLPFEGHSVQFRAEAFNAFNNVNFADSSLSLTLSSPGTFGQFTSTATQARVMQFALRYEF; this comes from the coding sequence GTGTATCGATTGCTGCTCTTACTCGCGGCCATGCTTCTGCCATTGGCCGCTCAAACCAGCTCAGTTCAGGGGACTGTCAGTGATTCTCAAGGGGCCACCGTTCCCAACGCCGTCGTCAATATCACCAACACAGAAACGTCCGCCGCACGCAAGACGGTGACGACCGACTCAGGCACTTATTCCTTTGTGCAACTACCGCCCGGCAACTACCGTGTGGAGGCGCAGGCACCCGGCTTTCGCACACAACTGCAGCAGGTACAGCTGCAAATCAACGTCCCGCTCACGCTGAATATCAAGATGGAGTTGGGTCTCGTTACCGAGACGGTGAGTGTCGAAGCAGATGCGGCATCGGTGAACACGCAGAACGCGACGGTCGGCAGCCCGTTTACGCAAACGCAGATCCGGCAGTTGCCGCTGCAAACAAGAAACGTTGTGGAACTGCTGAGCCTGCAGCCTGGCGTTACTTCGCAGGGCAACGTGATGGGCGCCAAGCGCGACCAGAACAACGTCACTCTCGATGGGGTCGACGTCAACGACAACCAAAGCGCCGGCACTTCGAACGATGATCGCGGCTTCTTCGCGGCGCTGCCGGTGCCGCTGGATTCCGTGCAGGAGTTTCGTGTCACGGTTGCTGGACAGGGCGCCGACCAGGGCCGCTCCGCCGGCGGCCAGGTGGCGCTGGTGACGAAGAGTGGATCGAACCAGTACCACGGGTCGCTGTATGAGTTTCACCGCAATGTGAAGACGGCAGCTAACGACTGGTTCAGCAATCGCGCCGGCATCCCTCGTGAGAACCTCATCCGCAATCTTTATGGCGCGTCCTTCGGCGGCAAGATCATTAAGGACCGCGCGTTCTTCTTCTTCAACTGGGAAGAGCGGAAAGACCGGTCGGCCACGGCCCAGAGCCGTGCAGTGCCCACAGAGACGATGAAGGCCGGCACCGTGCGGTTCCGCATGAACAACGGCCAGATTGGCGAGTTGAACCCGCAGGAACTGAAGGGTGTCGATCCGCTGGGTCTCGGCGCATCGCAGACGATGCTCGACATCATGAAGCAGTACCCGGTTGGAAACGACCTGGCCGGCGGCGCCGACCGCGGATTGAACTTCTCGCTGTTCCGGTTCAACGCTCCTCTGACGCGGAACGACCGGGCGCTCGTTTCCAAGATGGACTTCAACCTGGACCGCAGCGCGAAGCACACGCTGATGCTGCGCGGTACGCTGGCGGACAATTCACGTGACCAGGTGCTGGCCCAGTTCCCCGGGCAGGACGCCGCGGCACGCAACCTCGACAACTCGAAGGGTCTCGCGGCGCGGTACACCGCCGTCATTTCGCCGACGATTGTGAACGTACTGAGCTATGGCTACACGCGGCTGGGTATTGCGCAGTCGGGTACGCCGGGTCCGTCGATCACCTTCGGCACGCTGGCCACACTGCAGAACTACACGCGCGGGTTCGGCCGCTTCATCCCCACGCAGAACCTGGCCAATGACACCACCTGGATGAAGGGTACCCACACGGTACAGTACGGCATCAACTTCCGCTTCATCCAGAACGACCGCAACTCGTTCACGACGTCGTACCCCAGCTACAGCTTCAGCCGCAACACACTGCGCGGCCTGGGTTCCGACATCACGGATTCGATCAACGGCTACATCCGGACGAAGTATGGCAGCTCTTCGCTGGCCCTTTCCGAAGCCACCCAGGTGACGAATGCCATGGGCGCGCTGCTGGGCCTGGTGAACCAGTACAGCGTCACCTACAACTTCGGGCGTGACGGCAAAGCGGTTCCGGTGGGCGATCCCATCTCGCGCAGCTTCGCCACAAAGGAGTATGAGTTCTACGTCCAGGATTCGTGGAAGGTGCGCAAGGACCTGACGCTGACCTACGGCTTGCGCTACGGCAGCTACCAGGTGCCTTACGAGAAGAACGGCGTCCAGGTGGTACCCACTGTCGATCTCGAGCAGTATTTCGCTGAGCGCGTTGGCGCTTCCATGGCGGGTGTTTCGGGCGCCACGATGCCCAACGCGTCCCTGACCTATGCGCTGGGCGGGCCGGTGAACAATGGCCGCGGCTGGTTTGGCCGGGACAACAACAACTGGGCTCCGCGCTTCGGCTTCGCCTATGCTCCGGTGAGCGACAGTTTCTGGGGCCGCCTGTTCGGCAAGGGTAGTGTGATCCGCGGCGGCGCGGCGATGCTCTATGACCGGTATGGCAGCGACATGGTAGTGAACTTCGACCAGTCCGGTTCGCCGGGTCTGGCGACGCAGGTCACGCAGCCGCGCAACACCAACTTCAGCGACTCGGCGCGGTACACGGGTGGCAACCTGCCGACACTGCCCTCGGCTCCGGTCAACAGCGGCTTCCCGTACACGCCGCCGACGATCCTGGGCGGGTTCAATTCGAACACGGGTGTGGCCTCGCACCTCGTGGCTCCGTACTCGTTCCTGCTCAACCTGAGCTACGCGCGGGAGACGAAGGCGCACATCACGGTGGAAGTGGGCTACGTCGGCCGCATGTCCCGCAAGGGCCTTTTGCAGCAGGACTTCTTCCAGCCGCTGACTGAGTTCAAGGATCCGAAGTCCGGCCAGACCTGGTCGCAGGCAGCGGGCCAGTTGCGCAACTATTACGAACAGGGCATTACGCCGGCGCAAGTGAAGGCCAACCCCGGGATCATCCCAAAGGTTCCGTTCTTCGAGAACATGTTCCCCGGCGCCGCGGGCTATGAGTTCGCGGGCAGCCCCACGGCGAATTACTTCTACACGACCTACGGCACTTACGCCGGCAGCGATCTGGACGCTTTGAATGATATGGATCGCGAGCGGCAGTCGGACGGCAGCTGTATCTCGGTGCTGGGCTGCAACACCTTCTTCCCGCTGCAGAATGCGGGTATGCGGGTTTGGGTGAATGCCAACAACTCCAGCTACAACGCCGGCACCCTGGTGGTACGGCGGCCGGTTTCGAAGGGCTGGGGCTTTGACTTCAACTACACGCTGGCGCACTCCTTCGACATCCAGTCGACGGCCGAGTCAGGAGCGGGCGCGGGCGGCGCGGTGATCCAGAACTCCTTCAATCCGAAGGAATCCTACGCCTCGTCGGACTTCGATATCCGCCACAACATCACGGCGAACACGGTGGTCGAGCTCCCGTTCGGCAAGGGCAAGCTGCTGTTCCACGACACGCCGGGCTGGGTCAACCAATTCATCGGTGGATGGCAGGCTTCGATGTTGAGCCGGTACCGGACCGCTATGCCGCTGAGCATCTCGGTGGGCGGCGTCTACCCCACCAACTACCTGAATGGCTCGATCGCGATCCTGAAGCCTGGAGCCACGATGCCGTCCACGGGCGTGCAATACAACCAGAACGGCGCCCCCAGCATCTTCGCCAGCACCACGGCCACGAACAGCTTCTACGGGCAGTTTCCTGGCCGCGTCGGCACCCGCAATATTGTCCGTGGGGCGCCGCTCACCAACTTCGACCTCTCCCTGGGCAAGACGTTCTATCTGCCCTTTGAAGGCCACTCGGTGCAGTTCCGCGCCGAAGCCTTCAATGCTTTCAATAACGTGAACTTTGCGGATTCGTCACTGTCCCTGACGCTGTCGAGTCCCGGAACGTTCGGCCAGTTCACCTCAACGGCCACCCAGGCCAGAGTGATGCAGTTCGCCCTGCGTTACGAGTTCTAA
- a CDS encoding sodium:solute symporter family transporter — protein MAISLCIGLYTYTQVQGSSKRYTVCGKSMPFIVVGTALAAQAIDGNATLGNVALAYSGSLWAGAAIPLGLALSLFLVGRFLAAPLNQLDLLTLPEFFYRRYSKHAELLASMLTIICFIVLVAGNLSAVAWILSVVSGWGYGVCLLIATSVIFLYTIAGGLYAAIWTDFFQIHVAIIGFVLAAGYVLWTQDWSAIMARVPAATTSLTALTTVKDGGLANWATIISLAFGNAMALDFMERVFSARTPATARRGCYYAGGWTLVIGLCCTVLSLAAVATLGKVSDPRMVLPMFASGYLPLVIGIMVFVGVLGASMSTANGAMLVISVVAARNLYQRWSQRRLDDEFMLFLSRALALPTAVAAAWIAYVRPEPGMLLVIAFDIVFAGCVIPLFFGVYWSKANSNGAIASILSGTLARAICHFAMPPQLAGLDTLLPPVISLVVFMTVCLATQGAPATARVLDESFGEALEG, from the coding sequence ATGGCCATTTCTCTGTGCATTGGGCTGTATACGTACACTCAGGTGCAAGGATCCAGCAAGCGTTATACGGTGTGCGGCAAATCGATGCCGTTTATCGTAGTAGGGACAGCGCTGGCCGCTCAGGCAATCGATGGCAACGCCACGCTGGGCAATGTCGCGCTGGCCTACTCCGGCAGCCTTTGGGCGGGGGCGGCAATCCCATTAGGCTTGGCTCTAAGCCTCTTCCTCGTGGGACGATTCCTGGCCGCGCCGCTCAACCAACTGGATCTCCTCACACTGCCCGAGTTCTTCTATCGCCGCTACTCCAAGCACGCTGAGTTGCTCGCCTCCATGCTCACGATCATCTGCTTTATCGTGCTGGTGGCCGGAAACCTGAGCGCCGTGGCGTGGATTCTTTCGGTGGTGAGCGGATGGGGCTATGGTGTTTGCCTGCTCATCGCCACTAGCGTGATCTTTCTCTACACCATCGCCGGCGGACTTTACGCCGCAATCTGGACCGATTTTTTCCAAATTCACGTGGCTATTATTGGCTTTGTGCTCGCCGCGGGTTACGTCCTCTGGACACAGGACTGGTCCGCGATCATGGCACGGGTCCCGGCGGCGACCACCAGCCTGACCGCGTTGACCACCGTGAAGGATGGCGGCCTGGCTAACTGGGCCACCATCATCTCGCTCGCCTTCGGCAACGCCATGGCTCTCGACTTCATGGAGCGCGTCTTCTCCGCTCGTACACCGGCAACCGCGCGTCGCGGATGCTACTACGCCGGCGGCTGGACCCTCGTGATCGGGCTGTGCTGCACGGTGTTGAGCCTGGCTGCCGTGGCCACCCTGGGCAAAGTGAGCGATCCCCGCATGGTGCTGCCCATGTTTGCCTCGGGTTACCTGCCCCTGGTCATCGGCATCATGGTCTTCGTCGGAGTTCTCGGCGCGTCGATGTCCACCGCGAATGGCGCGATGCTCGTCATCTCCGTGGTCGCCGCCAGAAACCTTTATCAGCGCTGGAGCCAACGGCGCCTCGACGACGAGTTCATGCTCTTCCTATCCCGTGCCCTGGCCCTGCCTACGGCCGTGGCCGCCGCCTGGATCGCCTATGTTCGTCCGGAACCCGGCATGCTGCTCGTCATCGCGTTCGACATCGTCTTCGCCGGCTGCGTGATCCCCTTGTTCTTCGGCGTCTACTGGAGCAAAGCCAACTCCAATGGTGCAATCGCCAGCATCCTCTCAGGCACTCTGGCCCGCGCCATCTGCCACTTCGCGATGCCGCCCCAGCTCGCAGGCCTCGACACCCTGCTGCCGCCGGTCATCAGCCTGGTCGTGTTTATGACGGTCTGCCTGGCTACACAAGGAGCCCCAGCAACGGCTCGGGTGCTCGATGAATCGTTCGGTGAGGCCCTGGAGGGGTAA
- a CDS encoding urea amidolyase associated protein UAAP1 produces MMQSILWEEELRGGQTWSYVLKRGTALRLTDVDGGANVSALFYNADFPEERYNMPDTLKAQHIARLTEGFVLYSDMGHILCSITSDSVGWHDPIGGTLNAAIVHAKYGDKDYQRHRNEWTQSSRESLLLELAKYSLGPRDLTPTVNFFSKVQVDADGSMHYVPGNSKPGSQVELRAEMNVLVLLSANHHPMEPGAVYAPKSIHLAVGQAAPVAADDACRVSRPENGRGFTLTERYFGSEARA; encoded by the coding sequence ATGATGCAATCGATTCTCTGGGAAGAGGAGTTGCGCGGCGGGCAGACCTGGTCGTACGTCCTGAAACGCGGCACCGCTTTACGATTGACCGATGTGGACGGCGGCGCCAACGTCAGCGCACTGTTCTACAACGCGGACTTTCCGGAAGAGCGCTACAACATGCCCGATACGCTGAAGGCCCAGCATATCGCGCGGCTCACTGAAGGCTTCGTCCTCTACTCCGACATGGGCCACATCCTGTGCTCCATCACCTCGGACAGCGTGGGCTGGCACGATCCCATCGGCGGCACGCTCAACGCCGCCATCGTCCACGCCAAGTACGGCGACAAAGACTATCAGCGCCACCGCAACGAATGGACACAGAGCAGCCGCGAAAGCCTGCTGCTCGAACTCGCGAAATACTCACTCGGACCGCGCGACCTCACACCCACCGTGAACTTCTTCAGCAAAGTGCAGGTTGACGCCGACGGCTCCATGCACTACGTACCGGGCAATTCCAAGCCCGGCTCGCAAGTGGAACTGCGCGCCGAGATGAACGTTCTCGTGCTGCTCTCCGCCAATCATCACCCCATGGAACCAGGCGCCGTCTACGCGCCGAAGTCCATTCACCTCGCAGTGGGCCAGGCCGCGCCCGTAGCCGCCGATGATGCGTGCCGCGTATCCCGGCCAGAGAACGGCCGCGGCTTCACTCTCACCGAACGCTACTTTGGCAGTGAGGCACGCGCATGA
- a CDS encoding urea amidolyase associated protein UAAP2 has protein sequence MSLIESTLQPVDAILDVTIPAGDGWIHEVKKGQTFRIVDLEGNQAVDTFFFDAHDYTDRYSAVDTICAQGNIYLSTGTRLLTQNGHALMTITADTCGRHDTLGGACSQESNMVRYDIGKRYMHACRQTFLKQILKWKPDLNGRILEKRDIGHNVNFFMNVPVTPEGRLTFEDGISYPGKYVEMHADRDTLVVISNCPQLNNPCNAYNPTPARVLIWEAE, from the coding sequence ATGAGCCTCATCGAAAGCACACTCCAGCCCGTCGACGCCATCCTCGACGTGACCATCCCTGCCGGCGACGGCTGGATCCATGAAGTGAAGAAGGGCCAGACCTTCCGCATCGTCGACCTGGAAGGCAATCAGGCCGTCGACACCTTCTTCTTCGACGCCCACGACTACACCGACCGCTACTCCGCCGTCGACACCATCTGCGCCCAGGGCAATATCTACCTCAGCACCGGCACCCGCCTGCTCACTCAGAACGGGCACGCGCTGATGACCATCACCGCCGACACCTGCGGCCGCCACGATACACTCGGCGGCGCGTGTTCGCAGGAGTCGAACATGGTCCGCTACGACATAGGCAAACGCTACATGCATGCCTGCCGGCAGACGTTCCTCAAGCAGATCCTCAAATGGAAGCCCGACCTGAACGGCCGCATCCTGGAGAAGCGCGACATCGGCCACAACGTGAACTTCTTCATGAACGTGCCGGTCACGCCCGAAGGCCGCCTCACGTTTGAAGACGGCATCTCCTACCCGGGCAAGTACGTCGAAATGCACGCCGACCGCGACACCCTCGTCGTCATCTCCAACTGCCCGCAACTCAACAATCCATGCAACGCGTACAATCCCACACCGGCACGCGTTCTCATCTGGGAGGCAGAGTAG
- a CDS encoding 5-oxoprolinase/urea amidolyase family protein: MIRKVLIANRGAIACRIIRTLRRMGIASVAVYSEADKHSLHVHQADEAVLIGPPPPQQSYLDVDAVLDAARRTGAEAIHPGYGFLSENASFAEACAAAGIIFIGPTPRQMVEFGLKHRARELAQACGVPLLPGTPLITEAKAAAEVGFPLMLKSTAGGGGIGMRLCHTEAELEDAFAAIERLSRANFKDSGIYAERFVEHARHIEVQIFGDGQGRVVALGERDCSAQRRNQKVIEETPAPGLTAAVRKALFDSAIRLGKEVSYQSAGTVEFIYDSDRGEFYFLEVNTRLQVEHGVTEEVTGTDLVEWMVRLAGGEDPIREVTPQGASIQVRVYAESPLKNFQPSAGLLTDVQFPSDARVETWVETGTDIPPYYDPLVAKIITHGADRAEALQRMRAALSSTSLAGIETNVDYLRAICAEPRFQAGGFPTKFLGEFHYAPRLTEVIDGGTQTSVQDYPGRLGYWAIGVPPSGPMDWKSFTEANELVGNKASAAALECTLIGPTLKFHSSAVIALTGADMEATLDGAPVPRWQPVEVRAGSILEMGAVSGPGARAYLAMRGGIDVREYLGSRSTFILGRFGGPAGRVLRTGDLLHYGTAVAAEPQPARPVPQFDHHWKIGVTYGPHGAPDFFTDRDIDRFFETDWKVHYNSDRTGVRLIGPKPEWARPDGGEAGLHPSNIHDNAYAVGTVDFTGDMPIILGPDGPSCGGFVCPATIVHDELWKIGQLKAGDTVHFQRVNAEPAILQQAPGVVVRADGDRNLLVEFGEAHLDFGLRLKAQAMADWIRQQSLNGVVDLTPGIRSLQIHYDTARIRREEILEAVSASAASAQNVEEVPSRTVYLPLSWDDPATRLAIEKYMRSVRPDAPWCPWNIEFIRRINGLGSVDDVHRIVFDASYLTLALGDVYLGAPVATPIDPRHRLVTTKYNPARTWTPENAVGIGGAYLCVYGMEGPGGYQFVGRTIQMWNTWRTTDSFTQGKPWLLDFFDQIRFYPVSAKELLEMREGFPHGEYTVRTEPGVFNLAQYQSFMQSIAGEAAAFKATQQEAFHAERERWAAAGLAEHIEEPVPVAPPEESVPEGCRSIRSPITASVWKIQAEPGQKLKAGDPLVVLEAMKMEVAVPAPAACEVVEIRCAPGAIVHPGQALMVVR, encoded by the coding sequence GTGATCCGGAAAGTTCTGATTGCCAATCGTGGCGCCATCGCGTGCCGCATCATCCGAACCCTGCGCCGCATGGGCATCGCCTCGGTCGCCGTCTATTCGGAAGCAGACAAGCACTCGCTGCACGTCCACCAGGCCGACGAGGCAGTCCTGATCGGCCCTCCGCCGCCGCAGCAAAGCTACCTCGATGTCGACGCCGTCCTCGACGCAGCGCGCCGCACCGGAGCCGAAGCCATCCATCCCGGCTACGGCTTCCTGAGTGAGAACGCCTCCTTCGCCGAAGCCTGCGCCGCCGCCGGCATCATCTTCATCGGACCCACGCCGCGGCAGATGGTCGAGTTCGGCCTGAAACACCGCGCCCGGGAACTGGCGCAGGCCTGCGGAGTGCCTCTCCTCCCCGGCACGCCCCTCATCACGGAAGCCAAAGCGGCAGCCGAAGTCGGCTTCCCCCTGATGCTCAAATCCACCGCCGGTGGTGGCGGCATCGGGATGCGTCTCTGCCACACCGAGGCCGAACTCGAAGACGCCTTCGCGGCCATCGAACGCCTCAGCCGCGCAAACTTCAAGGACTCCGGCATCTACGCCGAGCGCTTCGTCGAACACGCCCGCCACATCGAGGTCCAGATCTTCGGCGACGGCCAAGGCCGCGTCGTCGCCCTCGGGGAACGCGACTGTTCCGCCCAGCGCCGCAATCAGAAGGTCATCGAGGAGACGCCCGCGCCCGGCCTCACCGCTGCGGTCCGCAAAGCCCTCTTCGACTCCGCCATCCGCCTGGGCAAGGAGGTCTCCTACCAGTCCGCCGGCACGGTCGAATTTATCTACGACAGCGATCGCGGTGAGTTCTACTTCCTCGAAGTGAATACCCGCCTGCAGGTGGAGCACGGCGTCACCGAGGAAGTCACCGGAACCGATCTCGTCGAATGGATGGTCCGCCTCGCCGGAGGCGAGGATCCCATCCGCGAAGTCACGCCCCAAGGCGCCTCCATCCAGGTGCGCGTCTACGCTGAATCGCCCCTCAAGAACTTCCAACCCAGTGCGGGCCTGCTTACCGACGTCCAGTTCCCCTCCGATGCCCGTGTCGAAACCTGGGTTGAAACCGGCACCGACATTCCGCCCTATTACGACCCGCTCGTCGCCAAGATCATCACTCATGGCGCAGACCGCGCCGAAGCCCTCCAGCGCATGCGGGCGGCCTTGTCATCAACCAGCCTGGCGGGCATCGAGACCAACGTCGACTACCTGCGGGCCATCTGCGCGGAGCCCCGCTTTCAGGCCGGCGGCTTCCCCACGAAATTCCTGGGCGAGTTCCACTACGCCCCCCGCCTGACGGAAGTCATCGATGGCGGCACGCAGACCAGTGTCCAGGACTACCCAGGCCGCCTCGGCTATTGGGCCATCGGCGTCCCGCCCTCCGGCCCCATGGACTGGAAGTCGTTTACAGAAGCGAATGAACTCGTGGGCAACAAAGCCTCGGCGGCAGCGTTGGAGTGCACCCTCATAGGCCCCACGCTGAAGTTCCACAGCAGCGCCGTCATCGCACTCACCGGCGCGGACATGGAGGCCACGCTCGACGGCGCGCCCGTGCCGCGCTGGCAGCCCGTGGAAGTGCGCGCCGGATCAATACTCGAAATGGGCGCCGTCAGCGGACCCGGAGCGCGCGCCTACCTCGCCATGCGCGGCGGCATTGACGTCCGCGAGTATCTCGGCAGCCGCAGCACCTTCATCCTTGGCCGCTTCGGTGGCCCTGCCGGTCGTGTCCTCCGCACGGGCGATCTTCTCCACTACGGCACGGCCGTCGCCGCTGAGCCGCAGCCGGCCAGGCCCGTTCCCCAGTTCGATCACCACTGGAAGATCGGTGTCACCTACGGCCCGCACGGAGCGCCCGACTTCTTCACCGATCGCGACATCGACCGCTTCTTCGAAACCGATTGGAAGGTCCACTACAACTCCGACCGCACTGGCGTCCGCCTCATCGGCCCCAAGCCCGAATGGGCCCGCCCCGACGGCGGCGAAGCGGGTCTGCACCCGTCCAACATCCACGACAACGCCTACGCCGTGGGCACCGTCGACTTCACCGGCGACATGCCCATCATCCTGGGACCCGACGGCCCCAGTTGCGGCGGGTTCGTTTGCCCGGCCACCATCGTCCACGACGAATTGTGGAAGATCGGCCAGCTCAAGGCCGGGGACACGGTCCACTTCCAGCGCGTCAACGCGGAGCCCGCCATCCTGCAACAAGCCCCCGGAGTGGTGGTCCGAGCCGATGGCGATCGCAACCTCCTCGTCGAATTCGGCGAAGCCCATCTCGACTTCGGTCTCCGCCTGAAAGCACAGGCCATGGCCGATTGGATCCGCCAACAGAGCCTCAACGGAGTAGTCGATCTCACCCCCGGCATCCGCTCGCTGCAGATCCACTACGACACAGCCCGCATCCGCCGCGAGGAGATCCTCGAAGCGGTCAGCGCTTCGGCTGCCTCGGCCCAGAACGTGGAAGAGGTGCCCTCGCGCACGGTCTATCTGCCTCTCTCCTGGGACGATCCAGCCACTCGCCTGGCCATCGAGAAGTACATGCGCTCCGTCCGGCCCGACGCCCCCTGGTGCCCCTGGAACATCGAGTTCATCCGCCGTATCAATGGCCTCGGCTCCGTCGACGACGTGCACCGCATCGTCTTCGACGCCAGCTACCTGACGCTCGCCCTGGGCGACGTCTATCTCGGCGCCCCCGTCGCGACACCCATCGATCCGCGCCACCGCCTGGTGACCACCAAGTACAATCCGGCGCGCACCTGGACGCCGGAGAACGCCGTCGGCATCGGCGGCGCCTACCTCTGCGTCTACGGCATGGAAGGCCCCGGCGGCTATCAGTTCGTCGGCCGCACCATCCAGATGTGGAACACCTGGCGCACCACTGATTCCTTCACCCAGGGCAAGCCATGGCTGTTGGACTTCTTCGACCAGATCCGCTTCTACCCCGTCAGCGCCAAGGAACTCCTGGAGATGCGCGAAGGCTTCCCGCACGGCGAATACACCGTGCGCACCGAGCCCGGCGTCTTCAACCTCGCGCAGTACCAGTCCTTCATGCAGTCCATTGCCGGAGAAGCCGCAGCCTTCAAGGCGACGCAGCAGGAAGCCTTCCACGCGGAGCGCGAACGCTGGGCCGCCGCCGGCCTGGCGGAACACATCGAAGAACCTGTGCCCGTCGCGCCGCCCGAAGAGAGCGTGCCGGAAGGCTGCCGCTCCATCCGCTCCCCCATCACGGCCAGCGTCTGGAAGATCCAGGCGGAACCTGGACAGAAACTCAAAGCAGGCGACCCGCTCGTCGTACTGGAAGCAATGAAAATGGAAGTGGCTGTACCCGCCCCCGCAGCCTGCGAGGTCGTCGAAATCCGCTGCGCACCAGGAGCCATCGTCCACCCGGGCCAGGCCCTCATGGTGGTGCGATGA
- a CDS encoding NHL repeat-containing protein yields the protein MTEVAPQAVFPVPGVPDWTTASPDGIWVSNKPKNSISKLNAKTNAVEGTVEVGQKPCSGIAYGFKSVWAPNCGDKTVSRVDDKTLKVVATIPVGPADSEGGIACSKEAVWMPTGEKGDTVARIDPKKNAVTARVSVPEGSYTADFGEGAVWVTSTKGNLVSRIDPKTNKVTDSIPVGPAPRFLTVGEGFVWTLNQGDGTVSKIDPKTRKTVATIPVGIPGGGGEISAGGGAVWVTVFQIPISRIDPVTNKVSSQYAGAGGDAILFAHGSVWLSNLREQNIWRLELSKIGGK from the coding sequence ATGACGGAGGTCGCGCCGCAGGCCGTATTCCCGGTTCCCGGCGTGCCCGACTGGACCACCGCTTCACCCGATGGGATCTGGGTCTCCAACAAACCCAAGAACTCCATCTCCAAGCTGAATGCGAAGACCAATGCCGTCGAGGGCACCGTCGAAGTGGGCCAGAAACCATGCAGCGGCATCGCTTATGGCTTCAAGAGCGTATGGGCTCCCAACTGCGGCGACAAGACGGTCTCCCGGGTCGACGACAAAACCCTGAAAGTCGTGGCAACGATTCCCGTCGGCCCCGCCGATAGCGAGGGCGGCATCGCCTGCTCAAAGGAAGCCGTCTGGATGCCCACCGGCGAAAAAGGGGATACGGTCGCCCGCATCGATCCCAAGAAGAATGCCGTAACCGCCAGGGTCAGCGTACCGGAAGGCTCCTACACAGCCGACTTCGGAGAGGGCGCTGTCTGGGTCACCTCCACCAAAGGCAACCTCGTTTCCCGCATCGACCCGAAGACCAACAAGGTCACCGATTCCATTCCCGTCGGCCCCGCGCCCCGCTTTCTCACGGTGGGCGAAGGCTTCGTCTGGACCCTGAATCAGGGCGACGGCACCGTCTCCAAGATCGACCCCAAGACCCGCAAGACCGTCGCCACCATTCCCGTCGGCATCCCCGGCGGCGGTGGTGAGATCTCAGCCGGTGGCGGAGCCGTCTGGGTAACCGTCTTCCAGATCCCCATCTCCCGCATCGATCCCGTAACCAACAAAGTATCGAGCCAGTATGCAGGCGCGGGCGGCGATGCCATTCTCTTCGCCCACGGCTCCGTGTGGCTCTCCAATCTGCGCGAGCAGAACATCTGGCGGCTGGAACTTTCGAAGATCGGAGGCAAGTGA